Proteins encoded within one genomic window of Besnoitia besnoiti strain Bb-Ger1 chromosome II, whole genome shotgun sequence:
- a CDS encoding putative small GTP binding protein rab1a (encoded by transcript BESB_035360), which produces MKPEYDYLFKLLLIGDSGVGKSCLLLRFADDTYTESYISTIGVDFKIRTIDLDGKTVKLQIWDTAGQERFRTITSSYYRGAHGIIIVYDVTDRESFNNVKNWMMEIDKYAMEGVSKLLVGNKCDLTSKRVVTYEEGKEFADSCNMRFIETSAKNAHNVEQAFHIMAGEIKARVQVNQQQSRPNANVRIGPSQPVRSVSSGCC; this is translated from the exons ATGAAGCCCGAATA CGACTATCTTTTCAAATTGCTGCTCATCGGCGACTCTGGCGTCGGTAAATCTTGTCTCCTTCTGCGATTTGCG GACGACACCTACACAGAGAGTTACATCAGCACGATCGGCGTCGACTTTAAGATCCGAACGATCGACCTGGACGGCAAGACGGTGAAGCTTCAAATT TGGGACACCGCCGGCCAGGAGCGCTTCCGGACGATCACCTCCTCGTACtaccgcggcgcgcacggTATCATCATTGTCTATGACGTCACGGATAGAGAGTCCTTCAACAATGTCAAGAACTGGATGATGGAAATCGACAA gTACGCGATGGAAGGCGTCAGCAAGCTGCTGGTTGGCAACAAGTGCGACTTGACGTCGAAGCGCGTGGTCACCTACGAGGAGGGGAAAGAATTCGCAGACAGCTGCAACATGCGATTCATCGAGACCTCCGCGAAGAACGCGCACAACGTCGAGCAG GCCTTCCACATCATGGCGGGCGAGATTAAGGCGCGTGTGCAGGTCAACCAGCAGCAGAGCCGGCCGAACGCGAACGTGCGGATCGGACCCAGCCAGCCCGTTCGCTCCGTCTCCTCGGGATGTTGTTAA